A section of the Bradyrhizobium oligotrophicum S58 genome encodes:
- a CDS encoding NAD(P)-dependent oxidoreductase, whose amino-acid sequence MRGVFIDANSSLAEIFERQRQPGDPEMRVHLDPDIKPEDWPAILDGAEIGIVDHTALPTDVARQCKGLKHVVFLGTGARSYMNPDELAELGITVHLIKGYGDTAIAEAAIALMWASARGLAQMDREMRAGNWLRDDGMQLTGKTLGLIGFGGIAAEVARIASGSGMKVIAWNRSPKSHPGVDFVDLDTLLRQSHVVSLHLLLNDETRGFLSRDRIAQMRPGVIFVNTARAAIVDEAAMIDALRSGHIRHAGLDVFNTEPLPAGHVLTTIPNVTLSAHSAFRTPEASENLIHAAWEHCRREAGA is encoded by the coding sequence GTGCGCGGAGTATTCATCGACGCCAACTCATCGCTTGCCGAGATCTTCGAGCGGCAGCGCCAACCAGGCGATCCCGAGATGCGCGTGCATCTCGATCCCGACATCAAGCCGGAGGACTGGCCCGCCATTCTCGATGGCGCCGAGATCGGCATCGTCGACCACACGGCGTTGCCAACCGATGTCGCCAGGCAGTGCAAGGGGCTCAAGCACGTCGTGTTCCTCGGCACCGGCGCACGCAGCTACATGAACCCCGACGAACTGGCCGAACTCGGCATCACCGTCCACCTGATCAAGGGCTACGGCGACACGGCCATCGCGGAGGCCGCGATCGCGCTGATGTGGGCGTCGGCGCGCGGCCTCGCCCAGATGGACCGCGAGATGCGCGCCGGCAACTGGCTGCGCGACGATGGCATGCAGTTGACCGGCAAGACCCTCGGCCTGATCGGCTTCGGCGGCATCGCCGCCGAGGTCGCGCGCATCGCGTCGGGCAGCGGCATGAAGGTGATCGCCTGGAACCGCTCGCCAAAGAGTCATCCGGGCGTCGACTTCGTCGATCTCGATACGCTGCTGAGGCAGAGCCACGTGGTGTCACTGCATCTGCTGCTCAACGACGAGACCCGCGGCTTCCTGTCCCGCGACCGCATCGCGCAGATGCGCCCCGGCGTGATCTTCGTCAACACCGCCCGCGCCGCCATCGTCGACGAGGCCGCCATGATCGACGCGCTCCGCTCCGGCCACATCCGCCACGCCGGCCTCGACGTCTTCAACACCGAGCCGCTGCCGGCCGGCCACGTACTCACGACGATCCCGAACGTGACGCTGTCGGCGCATTCGGCGTTCCGTACGCCGGAAGCCAGCGAGAACCTGATCCACGCCGCGTGGGAGCACTGCCGCAGGGAGGCGGGAGCCTAA
- a CDS encoding tartrate dehydrogenase, producing MSKKPYRIAVIPGDGIGKEVMPEGLRVIETAAKKHGVAVQFDHFDFSSYDYYEKHGQMMPDDWKAQIGGHDAIYFGAVGWPAKIADHVSLWGSLIKFRREFDQYVNLRPVRLMPGVPSPLANRKPGDIDFWVVRENTEGEYSSVGGRMFPDTDREFVTQQTVMTRTGVDRILKFAFELAQSRPKKHLTSATKSNGISITMPYWDERVEAMAKNYPGVKWDKYHIDILTANFVLHPDWFDVVVGSNLFGDILSDLGPACTGTIGIAPSGNINPERNFPSVFEPVHGSAPDIAGQGIANPIGMIWSGAMMLEHLGEKEAAQAIVGAIERTLGERTLRTRDLGGNADTTACGKAVADMVD from the coding sequence ATGAGCAAGAAGCCCTATCGCATCGCAGTCATTCCCGGCGACGGCATCGGCAAGGAGGTCATGCCCGAGGGGCTGCGCGTGATCGAGACGGCCGCGAAGAAGCACGGCGTCGCGGTGCAGTTCGATCATTTCGACTTCTCGAGCTACGACTATTACGAGAAACACGGCCAGATGATGCCGGACGACTGGAAGGCGCAGATCGGCGGCCATGACGCGATCTATTTCGGTGCGGTCGGCTGGCCGGCGAAGATCGCCGACCACGTCTCGCTGTGGGGCTCGCTGATCAAGTTCCGCCGCGAGTTCGATCAGTACGTCAATCTGCGTCCTGTCAGGCTGATGCCGGGCGTGCCGTCGCCGCTGGCAAACCGCAAGCCCGGCGACATCGATTTCTGGGTGGTGCGCGAGAACACCGAAGGCGAGTATTCCTCCGTGGGCGGCCGCATGTTCCCGGACACCGATCGCGAGTTCGTCACGCAGCAGACGGTGATGACCCGCACCGGCGTCGATCGCATTTTGAAGTTCGCCTTCGAGCTCGCGCAGTCCCGGCCGAAGAAGCATCTGACGTCGGCCACCAAGTCCAACGGCATCTCGATCACGATGCCGTATTGGGACGAGCGCGTCGAGGCGATGGCGAAGAACTATCCGGGCGTGAAGTGGGACAAGTACCACATCGACATCCTCACCGCGAACTTCGTGCTGCATCCGGACTGGTTCGACGTCGTCGTCGGCTCCAATCTGTTCGGCGACATCCTGTCCGATCTCGGCCCCGCCTGCACCGGCACGATCGGCATCGCGCCGTCGGGCAACATCAATCCGGAGCGCAATTTCCCATCGGTGTTCGAGCCGGTGCACGGCTCGGCGCCCGACATCGCGGGGCAGGGCATTGCCAACCCGATCGGCATGATCTGGTCCGGCGCGATGATGCTGGAGCATCTCGGCGAGAAGGAAGCTGCGCAGGCAATCGTCGGGGCGATCGAGCGCACGCTCGGCGAACGCACGCTGCGAACGCGCGATCTCGGCGGCAATGCGGATACTACGGCCTGCGGCAAGGCGGTTGCCGACATGGTGGATTAG
- a CDS encoding SDR family oxidoreductase, whose protein sequence is MDLHLRGKRVLITGASKGIGAAAAEAFAEEGCHVRLAARSADRLSALVEQLRSKHQIDAAAHVVDLRRSEDVTRLAQEAADIDILVNNAGDIPGGAIDKIDEAAWRHAWDLKVFGFVNLTRLVYAQMKARGSGVIINDIGAAGEKFDANYICGSAGNAALMAFTRALGSKSLADNIRVVGINPGPVGTDRHVSLLKTRAKHQFGDENRYTEFQKGLPLGRPAHVREIADLMAFLASDRAGYTSGVIYTVDGGISAGWG, encoded by the coding sequence ATGGATCTTCACCTGCGCGGCAAGCGCGTTCTCATCACCGGCGCCTCCAAGGGCATCGGCGCCGCGGCGGCCGAAGCGTTTGCCGAGGAAGGCTGCCACGTCAGGCTGGCCGCCCGCAGCGCCGACCGGCTCTCAGCGCTGGTCGAGCAGCTCCGCTCCAAGCATCAGATCGATGCGGCGGCGCATGTGGTGGACCTTCGCAGGTCCGAGGATGTGACGCGGCTCGCGCAGGAGGCCGCCGATATCGACATCCTCGTCAACAATGCTGGCGACATTCCCGGCGGCGCCATCGACAAGATCGACGAGGCGGCCTGGCGGCACGCCTGGGACTTGAAAGTGTTCGGCTTCGTCAACCTGACGCGGCTGGTCTACGCACAGATGAAGGCGCGCGGGTCTGGCGTCATCATCAACGACATCGGCGCCGCCGGCGAGAAGTTCGACGCCAACTACATCTGCGGCAGCGCCGGCAATGCGGCGCTGATGGCCTTCACCCGCGCGCTCGGCTCCAAGAGCCTCGCCGACAACATCCGCGTCGTCGGCATCAATCCCGGCCCGGTCGGCACCGATCGCCACGTCAGCCTGCTCAAGACCCGCGCCAAGCATCAGTTCGGCGACGAGAACCGCTACACGGAATTCCAGAAAGGCCTGCCGCTCGGCCGTCCCGCGCATGTCAGGGAGATCGCCGACCTGATGGCGTTCCTGGCGTCCGACCGCGCCGGCTATACGTCGGGCGTGATCTATACCGTCGATGGCGGCATCAGCGCAGGGTGGGGTTGA
- a CDS encoding amidase yields MADQGLIRETACTVVDKLKSGEVTPLDCLDALEVRINAVDDKVNALPTLCFDRARDHAKALMSKPANARGLLAGLPVPIKDLTDVAGVLTTQGSPIFKDRIPERSDLLVEHLEANGGVIYAKSNTPEFGAGANTFNEVFGATRNPWDTSRSAAGSSGGAAVALATGMAWLAHGSDMGGSLRNPASFCGIVGLRPSFGRVAQTPTTAVDRNLGVQGPMARNVEDLALLLDAMSGEYPADPISLPSPAISFLAAARSGRKPIRVAYSPDLGITPVDPEVAAVTRKAAQRFAELGVIVEEAHPDFSEAHECFHVLRALDFAMSKAELLRTKREQLKPEVIWNVEEGLKLTVAQITRAEAQRVAITARAVKFFETYDLLLAPATIVPPFPVENRYVAECAGRKFDNYVQWLGIVYAITLACCPALSLPCGFTETGLPVGLQMIAAPRADARLLAGAKVLEDVLGIANSTPIDPRAPR; encoded by the coding sequence TTGGCCGACCAGGGATTGATCCGCGAGACCGCCTGCACCGTCGTCGACAAGTTGAAGTCCGGCGAGGTCACGCCGCTCGATTGCCTGGATGCGCTGGAAGTGCGCATCAACGCCGTCGACGACAAGGTCAATGCGCTGCCGACCCTGTGCTTCGATCGCGCGCGCGATCACGCCAAGGCGCTGATGAGCAAGCCGGCCAATGCGCGCGGGCTGCTCGCCGGCCTCCCCGTCCCGATCAAGGATCTCACCGACGTCGCCGGCGTGCTGACCACGCAGGGCTCGCCGATCTTCAAGGACCGGATTCCGGAACGCTCCGATCTCCTGGTGGAGCATCTCGAAGCCAATGGCGGCGTGATCTACGCCAAGTCGAACACGCCGGAGTTCGGCGCCGGCGCCAACACCTTCAACGAGGTGTTCGGGGCGACGCGCAATCCCTGGGACACGTCCCGCTCGGCAGCTGGCTCATCGGGTGGCGCGGCGGTCGCGCTCGCGACCGGCATGGCGTGGCTCGCGCATGGCTCCGACATGGGCGGCTCGCTGCGCAATCCCGCGAGCTTCTGCGGCATCGTCGGCCTGCGTCCGAGCTTCGGCCGCGTCGCACAGACGCCGACCACGGCCGTCGACCGCAACCTCGGCGTCCAGGGCCCGATGGCCCGCAACGTCGAGGACCTTGCGCTGCTGCTGGACGCGATGAGCGGTGAGTATCCCGCCGATCCGATCTCGCTGCCCTCGCCCGCGATCTCGTTTCTGGCGGCCGCCCGCTCCGGCAGGAAGCCAATCCGCGTCGCCTACTCGCCCGATCTCGGCATCACGCCTGTCGATCCCGAAGTCGCCGCGGTGACCCGCAAGGCGGCGCAGCGTTTTGCCGAGCTCGGGGTGATCGTCGAGGAGGCGCATCCGGATTTCAGCGAGGCGCACGAATGCTTCCACGTGCTGCGCGCGCTCGACTTCGCCATGAGCAAGGCCGAGCTGTTGCGCACCAAGCGCGAGCAGTTGAAGCCCGAGGTGATCTGGAACGTCGAGGAAGGGCTGAAGCTCACCGTCGCGCAGATCACCCGCGCCGAAGCGCAGCGCGTGGCGATCACGGCGCGCGCCGTGAAATTCTTCGAGACCTATGACCTGCTGCTGGCGCCCGCGACCATCGTGCCGCCCTTCCCGGTCGAGAACCGCTACGTCGCCGAATGCGCCGGGCGGAAGTTCGACAACTACGTGCAGTGGCTCGGCATCGTCTACGCGATCACCTTGGCCTGCTGCCCGGCGCTGTCGCTGCCCTGCGGCTTCACGGAAACTGGCCTGCCGGTCGGATTGCAGATGATCGCGGCGCCGCGCGCCGACGCCAGGCTGCTCGCCGGCGCCAAGGTGCTGGAAGATGTTCTCGGCATTGCCAACTCGACCCCGATCGATCCGCGCGCGCCGAGGTGA
- a CDS encoding MFS transporter, translated as MTNQAVEPAAEPAMTFTDVERRIKAILIGSAGNLVEWYDFYAYTAFALYFAPAFFPSKDPVVEQLNAAVVFAATFLMRPLGGWLFGYIADQYGRRLSLTVSVLCMCFGSLIIAVTPTYATIGIAAPIILALARVIEGLSLGGEYGASATYLSEVADAKHRGFYSSFQYVTLIGGQLTAIVVLLLLQKVFLTTDELKAWGWRIPFAIGAGLAIFTAVMRRNLHETEAFVEAKKTVGPSGSIAALFKYPRELLLVVGLTAGGTAAFYTFTTYMQTFVKLSVGLTEDQTTMVIFGSLLFACVLQPVYGAISDRIGRKPLLIFFGVAGTLSTIPILSALKGTKEPFVAFLLICGAWLFTAGYTSINAVVKAELFPTNVRALGVGLPYAITVSLFGGTAPAIALYFKSIGHESWFYYYLTGVIFLSLLIYATMRDTKHASAMHRHE; from the coding sequence ATGACTAACCAGGCGGTCGAGCCTGCCGCAGAGCCCGCCATGACGTTCACCGACGTCGAACGCCGCATCAAGGCGATCCTGATCGGTTCGGCCGGCAACCTGGTCGAGTGGTACGATTTCTATGCCTACACGGCGTTCGCGCTGTATTTCGCGCCGGCGTTCTTCCCGTCCAAGGACCCCGTGGTCGAGCAGCTCAACGCCGCCGTGGTGTTCGCCGCGACTTTCCTGATGCGCCCGCTCGGCGGCTGGCTGTTCGGCTATATCGCCGATCAATACGGCCGCCGGCTGTCGCTGACGGTCTCCGTACTCTGCATGTGCTTCGGCTCGCTGATCATCGCGGTCACCCCGACCTATGCCACCATCGGAATAGCCGCGCCGATCATCCTCGCGCTCGCCCGCGTCATCGAGGGCCTGAGCCTCGGCGGCGAGTACGGCGCCAGTGCCACCTACCTGTCGGAGGTCGCCGACGCCAAGCATCGCGGCTTCTATTCGAGCTTCCAATACGTCACCCTGATCGGCGGCCAGCTCACCGCGATCGTCGTGCTGCTGCTCCTGCAGAAAGTGTTCCTGACCACTGACGAGCTGAAGGCCTGGGGCTGGCGCATTCCGTTTGCGATCGGCGCCGGCCTCGCCATCTTCACCGCTGTCATGCGACGCAACCTGCACGAGACCGAAGCCTTCGTCGAAGCGAAAAAGACGGTCGGCCCATCCGGGTCGATCGCCGCGCTGTTCAAATATCCGCGGGAGCTGTTGCTCGTGGTCGGGCTCACTGCCGGCGGCACGGCGGCATTCTACACCTTCACGACCTACATGCAGACCTTCGTCAAGCTCTCGGTCGGCCTCACCGAGGACCAGACCACGATGGTCATCTTCGGATCGCTCTTGTTCGCCTGCGTGCTGCAGCCCGTGTACGGCGCGATCTCCGACCGCATCGGCCGCAAGCCGCTCTTGATCTTCTTCGGTGTTGCCGGCACGCTGTCGACGATCCCGATCCTGAGCGCGCTGAAGGGCACCAAGGAGCCGTTCGTCGCGTTCCTGCTGATCTGCGGCGCCTGGCTGTTCACGGCCGGTTACACCTCCATCAACGCCGTCGTGAAGGCTGAGCTGTTTCCGACCAACGTCCGCGCGCTCGGCGTCGGCCTGCCTTACGCGATCACGGTATCGCTGTTCGGCGGCACCGCGCCGGCGATCGCGCTCTACTTCAAGAGCATTGGTCACGAGAGCTGGTTCTACTACTATCTCACCGGCGTGATCTTCCTGTCGCTGCTGATCTATGCGACCATGCGCGACACCAAGCATGCCTCCGCAATGCACCGGCATGAATGA
- a CDS encoding sulfite oxidase-like oxidoreductase: MADESELPPESKLTRSKERWAREGKFLTGRVVRPEDQRLPPGQHLTRDWPVLDLGLTPEISRERWRLDVYGAVETPLFWDFPAFLAQEQRQFVSDIHCVTTWSRYDNQWEGLATRDLLAACRPRDTADFVVLHSYDGYTTNLALEDFAAEDALLAHSWSGAPLTREHGGPARVVVPHLYFWKSAKWLKAIEFLDHDAPGYWEVRGYHNRGDPWAEQRYSD; encoded by the coding sequence ATGGCCGACGAGTCCGAGCTTCCGCCCGAGAGCAAGCTGACCCGCAGCAAGGAGCGCTGGGCCCGCGAGGGCAAATTCCTGACCGGCCGCGTGGTGCGTCCCGAGGACCAGCGCCTGCCGCCGGGCCAGCACCTGACCCGGGACTGGCCAGTGCTCGATCTCGGCCTGACGCCGGAGATCTCGCGCGAGCGCTGGCGGCTCGACGTCTATGGCGCGGTCGAGACTCCGCTGTTCTGGGATTTTCCGGCTTTCCTTGCCCAGGAGCAGCGTCAGTTCGTCTCCGACATCCATTGCGTGACGACCTGGTCGCGCTACGACAATCAATGGGAGGGGCTCGCCACACGCGACCTGCTCGCCGCCTGCCGGCCGCGCGACACGGCTGATTTCGTCGTGCTGCATTCCTATGACGGCTACACCACCAATCTGGCGCTCGAGGATTTCGCCGCTGAAGATGCGCTGCTCGCACATAGCTGGTCCGGCGCGCCGCTCACCCGGGAGCATGGCGGCCCGGCCCGCGTCGTGGTGCCGCATCTGTATTTCTGGAAGAGCGCGAAATGGCTGAAGGCGATCGAATTCCTCGATCACGATGCGCCCGGCTATTGGGAGGTGCGCGGCTATCACAACCGCGGCGATCCCTGGGCCGAGCAGCGCTATTCGGACTGA
- a CDS encoding bifunctional alpha/beta hydrolase/OsmC family protein, whose product MSTERFQFEGAGGEQLAAALDLPDGEPRAYALFAHCFSCGKDTHAARRIAMALTAHGIAVLRFDFTGLGSSEGDFANTTFSSNVADLVRAADHLRETRRAPALLIGHSLGGAAVLAAASEISDAKAVVTIAAPSDPAHVTGLFKDSLDAIRRDGSAEVSLAGRPFRIKSSFLDDVAEQRLLDKIAHLHKALLVMHSPVDDTVGIDNATRIFVTAKHSKSFVSLDHADHLISNKDDAAYIAEVIASWVGRYLGTRAPFPAGAAAEDGPRAVVVRETRTSKLQQSIALGPHHLTADEPVAVGGQDTGPGPYDLLLAALGACTSMTMRLYADRKMLPLDRVTVTLRHSKIHAEDCAECETKVGLIDQLERDIDMDGALDDEQRKKLMEIADKCPVHRTLTSEIRIVTRAVE is encoded by the coding sequence ATGTCGACCGAACGTTTCCAGTTTGAAGGCGCAGGCGGCGAGCAGCTTGCGGCTGCGCTCGACCTGCCCGATGGCGAGCCGCGTGCTTACGCGCTGTTCGCGCATTGCTTCTCCTGCGGCAAGGACACCCACGCGGCGCGACGCATTGCGATGGCGCTGACGGCGCACGGCATTGCCGTGCTCCGTTTCGACTTCACCGGATTGGGCTCCAGCGAAGGCGACTTCGCCAACACGACGTTCTCCTCGAACGTCGCCGATCTCGTCCGCGCCGCTGATCATCTGCGCGAGACGCGGCGGGCACCGGCGCTGCTGATCGGCCACAGCCTCGGTGGCGCCGCGGTGCTCGCGGCAGCATCCGAGATTTCAGATGCCAAAGCCGTCGTGACGATCGCCGCCCCCTCCGATCCCGCTCACGTCACCGGCCTGTTCAAGGACAGCCTCGACGCCATCCGCCGCGACGGCTCGGCCGAGGTCTCGCTGGCCGGGCGCCCATTCCGGATCAAGAGCTCCTTCCTCGACGACGTCGCCGAGCAGCGGCTGCTCGACAAGATCGCGCATCTGCACAAGGCACTGCTGGTGATGCATTCGCCCGTCGACGACACCGTCGGCATCGACAACGCCACCCGCATCTTCGTGACGGCCAAGCATTCGAAGAGCTTCGTCTCGCTCGACCATGCCGATCATCTCATCAGCAACAAGGACGACGCGGCCTACATCGCCGAGGTGATCGCCAGTTGGGTCGGTCGCTACCTTGGGACGCGCGCGCCCTTTCCGGCTGGCGCGGCGGCCGAGGACGGACCGCGCGCGGTCGTCGTGCGCGAGACGCGGACGAGCAAGCTGCAGCAGAGCATCGCGCTCGGCCCGCACCATCTGACCGCCGACGAGCCGGTCGCGGTCGGCGGCCAGGATACCGGCCCGGGGCCTTACGACCTGCTGCTGGCAGCGCTCGGCGCCTGCACCTCGATGACGATGCGGCTCTATGCTGATCGCAAGATGCTGCCGCTCGACCGTGTGACCGTCACCTTGCGCCACAGCAAGATCCACGCCGAGGACTGCGCGGAGTGCGAGACCAAGGTCGGCCTGATCGATCAGCTCGAACGCGACATCGACATGGACGGCGCACTCGACGACGAACAGCGCAAGAAGTTGATGGAAATCGCCGACAAGTGCCCGGTGCACCGAACCCTGACGTCGGAGATCCGCATCGTCACGCGCGCCGTGGAGTGA
- a CDS encoding YeeE/YedE family protein, translating into MAGLAIGLVYGMVGLLSGFCMMSSLRGWWAEGDGRLARTYALAMGIAIVATQVLAASGGVDLGKSIYLQPSFSVPLMFAGGVLFGYGMVLANGCGSRALVLLGRGNLRSFVVVMVLAIAAEMTLKGLVAPLRIALTQVSQTMATATSLPALLSIGGLHGTPARLLPALALGGGLIAFAFVHAPFRRAPGQVLAGLIVGLLIAAGWFATGTLGADDFNPVPVASLTFVAPIADGLQYVMLSTGSTVSFGIATVAGVLAGSLITAVVTRRFKLEGFHSPYHMLRSAGGAALMGVGGVMALGCSVGQGLTGLSTLALPSFIAIAGIFIGTAAGLRGALRVRPLKIEPQAAH; encoded by the coding sequence ATGGCCGGTCTCGCGATCGGCCTGGTCTATGGCATGGTCGGCCTGCTCAGCGGCTTCTGCATGATGAGCAGCCTGCGCGGCTGGTGGGCTGAGGGCGATGGCCGTCTGGCTCGGACTTACGCGCTCGCGATGGGGATCGCGATCGTTGCGACGCAGGTCCTCGCGGCCAGCGGCGGCGTCGATCTCGGCAAGTCGATCTATCTGCAGCCGAGCTTCTCCGTGCCGCTGATGTTCGCCGGCGGCGTCCTTTTCGGCTACGGCATGGTACTGGCGAACGGTTGCGGCTCGCGCGCGCTGGTGCTGCTCGGCCGCGGCAATCTGCGCTCCTTCGTGGTGGTGATGGTGCTCGCGATCGCCGCCGAGATGACCTTGAAGGGCCTGGTCGCGCCGCTGCGGATCGCGCTGACCCAGGTCTCGCAGACCATGGCGACCGCCACCTCGCTGCCGGCGTTGTTGTCGATCGGCGGCCTGCATGGAACGCCGGCGCGGCTGTTGCCGGCGCTCGCGCTCGGTGGTGGTCTGATCGCCTTTGCCTTCGTGCATGCGCCGTTTCGGCGCGCCCCGGGGCAGGTGCTCGCAGGCCTCATCGTTGGCCTGTTGATCGCGGCGGGCTGGTTTGCGACAGGCACTCTCGGCGCCGATGATTTCAATCCGGTGCCGGTGGCGTCGCTGACCTTCGTCGCGCCGATCGCCGATGGCTTGCAATATGTGATGCTCTCGACCGGTTCGACGGTGAGCTTCGGGATCGCGACCGTGGCCGGAGTGCTCGCCGGCAGCCTCATCACGGCAGTCGTCACGCGCCGCTTCAAGCTCGAAGGTTTTCATTCGCCGTATCACATGCTGCGTTCGGCCGGCGGCGCCGCGCTGATGGGCGTCGGCGGCGTCATGGCTCTGGGCTGCTCGGTCGGGCAGGGCCTGACCGGATTGTCGACCCTGGCGCTGCCGTCGTTCATCGCTATCGCCGGCATTTTCATCGGCACCGCGGCCGGCCTGCGCGGCGCGTTGCGCGTGCGGCCGCTGAAGATCGAGCCACAGGCGGCGCACTAA
- the paaI gene encoding hydroxyphenylacetyl-CoA thioesterase PaaI codes for MWQDDRASQGLGMQIVEIGPGCATLQMTIQPHMVNGHGIAHGGFIFTLADSAFAFACNSHNDRTVAAQGSISFIRPGKLGDVLVARANEVSRSGRSGIYDVRVSAGDTVIAEFRGHSRSIGGTLVPTGATS; via the coding sequence ATGTGGCAGGATGACCGCGCGAGCCAGGGGCTCGGCATGCAGATTGTCGAGATCGGCCCCGGCTGCGCCACGTTGCAGATGACCATCCAGCCGCACATGGTCAACGGCCATGGCATCGCCCATGGCGGCTTCATCTTCACGCTGGCCGATTCCGCGTTCGCATTCGCCTGCAACTCGCACAACGACCGCACGGTGGCCGCGCAGGGCAGCATCAGCTTCATCCGCCCGGGCAAGCTCGGCGATGTCCTGGTGGCGCGCGCGAACGAAGTCTCGCGCAGCGGCCGCTCGGGCATCTACGACGTCCGCGTCAGCGCCGGCGATACCGTCATCGCTGAATTCCGCGGCCATTCCCGCAGCATCGGCGGCACACTGGTGCCGACCGGCGCCACCAGCTGA
- the paaK gene encoding phenylacetate--CoA ligase PaaK — translation MTKLQSAGAYVPEMDETERASRDEIMALQTKRLAWSLKHAYDNVAHYRRAFDKAGVHPSDFRELADLAKFPFTVKTDLRDNYPFNMFAVPREQLVRVHASSGTTGKPIVVGYTRSDIATWSHVMARSIRAAGGRSGMIIHNAYGYGLFTGGLGVHYGAEQLGCTVVPISGGMTERQVQLINDFRPDIITVTPSYMLAILDEFKRQGLDPRQSSLKIGIFGAEPWTNAMRAEIEDTFAMDATDIYGLSEVMGPGVAQECLETKDGLHIWEDHFYPEIVDPDTGRVLPDGEMGELVFTSLTKEAFPVIRYRTRDLTRLLPGTARPGMRRMEKVTGRSDDMIILRGVNLFPSQIEEILLSTEWCGGHFMLELTREGRMDELTIYAESRAEHWDDSGLGEHAERISIHIKNTIGLTAKVKVVAPDTLERSAGKAKRIKDKRPVD, via the coding sequence ATGACGAAGCTTCAATCCGCCGGCGCTTACGTGCCCGAGATGGACGAGACCGAGCGCGCCTCGCGCGACGAGATCATGGCGCTGCAGACCAAGCGCCTCGCCTGGTCGCTCAAGCATGCCTACGACAACGTTGCCCATTACCGCCGCGCCTTCGACAAGGCCGGCGTGCATCCGTCCGACTTTCGCGAACTCGCCGATCTCGCCAAATTCCCGTTCACGGTGAAGACGGATCTGCGCGACAACTACCCATTCAACATGTTCGCCGTGCCGCGCGAGCAGCTGGTACGGGTGCATGCGTCGTCGGGCACCACGGGCAAGCCGATCGTCGTCGGCTATACCAGAAGCGATATCGCCACCTGGTCGCACGTGATGGCGCGCTCGATCCGCGCCGCCGGCGGCCGCAGCGGCATGATCATCCACAACGCCTATGGCTATGGCCTGTTCACCGGCGGCCTTGGCGTCCACTACGGCGCCGAACAGCTCGGCTGCACCGTGGTGCCGATCTCCGGCGGCATGACCGAGCGCCAGGTGCAGCTGATCAATGATTTCAGGCCCGACATCATCACGGTGACGCCGAGCTACATGCTGGCGATCCTCGACGAGTTCAAGCGCCAGGGGCTCGACCCCAGGCAGAGCTCGCTCAAGATCGGCATCTTCGGCGCCGAGCCCTGGACCAACGCGATGCGCGCCGAGATCGAGGACACGTTTGCGATGGACGCCACCGACATCTACGGCCTGTCCGAGGTGATGGGTCCGGGCGTCGCCCAGGAATGCCTGGAGACAAAGGACGGGCTGCATATCTGGGAGGATCATTTCTATCCGGAGATCGTGGATCCCGACACCGGCCGTGTGCTGCCCGACGGCGAGATGGGCGAGCTGGTGTTCACCTCACTGACCAAGGAAGCGTTTCCGGTCATCCGCTATCGCACCCGCGATCTGACGCGGCTGCTGCCGGGCACGGCGCGGCCGGGCATGCGGCGCATGGAGAAGGTGACGGGCCGCTCCGACGACATGATCATCCTGCGCGGCGTCAATTTGTTCCCGTCGCAGATCGAGGAGATCCTGCTGTCGACCGAATGGTGCGGCGGCCATTTCATGCTGGAGCTCACGCGCGAGGGCCGCATGGACGAGCTGACGATCTACGCGGAGTCCCGCGCGGAGCACTGGGACGACAGCGGCCTCGGCGAGCATGCCGAACGCATCTCTATCCACATCAAGAACACCATCGGCCTCACGGCAAAGGTGAAAGTGGTGGCGCCGGATACGCTCGAGCGCTCGGCTGGCAAGGCGAAGCGCATCAAGGACAAGAGGCCGGTGGACTAG